The region AAAAAATACTAAGCGAATTACAGGAAAACATAGATAAAATAAGGACTTTACTGAAATTAAGCGACTGGTATGAAGCTTCTTTTAATAATCCTGAAACATTAGAAAAAGCTTTTAATTATGCTGAAGACGCTCTTCGTTTAAGCAGAAATCTGCATTCTGATATTTATGCAGGAAAATGTTATCTGCAGTTTTCAATGCTGTACCAATTAAGAAATAATGATCCAATGATCGAAACCAGTGCCAAAAAAGCAATAGCATTATTGGCTAAAACTAATCAAATAGATGATTTGGGCGAATCCTGGGTAATGATCTGGTCGGCAAAAATGCGTACACATGCACCAATAGAAGAAAGACTGGATCCTATTTTCAAAGCAGCTGTCTTATTCGAAAAATCTGGAAATAATAAAAGAAGTGGTGACTGCTACAGAGAAATTAGTGAACTCTATTTTTCAATCTCAGATTTTAATCATTCGTCAAACTTTCTAAAAAAAGCAATCTCTTTTTATAAAGCATCGCATCTTAAAGAAAGTGACATTTATCCTATTTCTTCCAGACTGAATATTATTTACGAAGCCGAAAAAAGGAACAGGGATATTATTAAACTAAAAAACAAAACCCTTATACAGCAAAGCAAACTTAAAAACGAGGTATTTCTCCGCAATTCCATGATCATTTTTATGATCCTTCTGCTTATAATTCTTGGCCTCCTTTATAAAAGTTACAGATTCAAAAAGAAAACAAATAAAATACTGGAAACACAACAAAACGAAATCAATAAAAAAAATCATGCGCTTCAGAATCTGGTTACTGAAAAAGAATGGCTTTTACGAGAAATTCACCACAGAGTAAAAAACAATCTTCATATGGTGGTTGGTTTGTTAGCAAGCCAGATTGAATTTTTAAAAAATGAAGAAGCTGTTCAGGCCATTAATAATAGTCAGAACCGAATTCATGCCATGTCGTTGATTCATCAGAAATTATATCAATCCGAAAATTTATCGATAATTGACATGCCTTCCTATATTTTTGAATTGACTGAATATTTAAAGGATTCATTCGAAATCAAGAATTCTATCCGGTTTATTCTGGATATCGACAGCTTTACGCTGCCCCTATCTCATTCCATTCCAATTGGGCTTATTTTCAATGAAGCTGTTACAAATGCAATTAAATACGCATTTCCAAACAATGAAAAAGGAAAAATTAATATTTCACTAAATAAAAATGATAACGGTAACTATACTTTAGTTATTCATGATAATGGTATCGGGCTTCCTCCTGATTTCGATCCTTATAATAATCCTTCATTAGGTATAAAATTAATGCGTGGATTATCTGCAGATATTCATGGGAAATTTCTAATTGCAAACGCAAACGGAACCAAAATAACTTTGGAATTCTCTTTAGTCGAAAATAATCCAGATTAATTTAATTCTACAAAATGGCAAAACCACTAAAAATACTTATTGTTGAAGATCAGTTTGTTGAGGCAAATCACTTGAGATTGATGCTGAAAAAAGCAGGTCATACTGTCACCGGAATGGCACGCTCCGTAACTGATGCCAAATATTATATTGCACAGGAAAAACCGGAATTAGTGCTTCTGGATATTTTCTTATCCGGGAAAGAAACCGGAATTGATCTTGCCGAAATACTGAAAAATGATAACATCCCTTTTATTTATCTTTCCGCTAATTCCAACGAAGAAGTATTAAGCAAAGCTAAATTGACACATCCGTACGGCTTTTTAGTTAAACCTTTCCGGGAAAGAGATTTACTGGTAACTATTGAAATTGCCGAATATCATCAGCAACACGGAATCGAATCTTCTATCCGGAAAGAGCTATTATTTCAAAAACAATTAAAAGCAATAGTTCGTAAAAGCGGCACATGGGATGAAAGGGTTTTAAATATAATAACATCCTTGCAGGCGCTAATTTCCTTTGATCTTGTAATGGCTGTGTTCTACATGGATAATAAACTTACCAACCGGGTATTAGGATATGCAAGAACAGGATTGCATGAATATCAAAAAATAGGAATCGAAGAACTCCAAAATATTACAGCACTAAAGGAATCTGAAATTAACGAACTAAGAAGTAAAAGCAATGTAGAAACAACAGCTACATTTTATAACGATACAGACTTCATAAAAATATGTGACAAAACGCCCATTAAAAAAATGATCGCGACATCAATGAATATGAAATCTAATCTAATGCTTCCTATTCCGTTTACTCTTCATGAGAATGGCGGATTGTATTTATCTTTTTTCAGCAGACAACCCCATAATTACAATAAGAATGTTTTAACAACTTGCGAAAGACTTCAGGAAACTTTAATTTTTGCTATAGAAAATTTAATTAGTGCCGATAAAAAATTAAGCGGAAAAAATAATTCCACGAAAAATCAAAACCCAAAAAAAGAATTAAAACCATCCTGTTTCAGTTCAATTGTAGGTAAAAGTCCTGTACTTCTTAAATTATTTGATCATATTATACAGGTTGCTCCTGCAGATACTACAGTTTTAATTACCGGCGAAAGCGGTACCGGCAAGGAAAGTATTGCAAACAGCATTCATCAATTATCAGGAAGAAAAGACGAAGCATTTGTAAAAATCAACTGCTCCGCTCTTCCTCCAAGTCTAATTGAATCTGAATTATTTGGTCACGAAAAAGGATCTTTTACCGGAGCAACAGAAAAACGAATTGGTAAGTTTGAACAAGCAAATAACGGAACTTTATTTCTGGATGAAATTGGAGATATGCCTTTGGAAATGCAGGCAAAACTGCTTCGGGCAATTCAGGAAAAAGAAATTGAACGCGTGGGTGGAAATCTTCCGATAAAAGTAAATGTCCGAATTATTGCCGCAACTAATTGCAATCTCGAAAAAGAAGTTGCTGACGGCCGTTTCAGACTTGATTTGTACTACAGATTAAATGTATTCCCAATTCAATTACCTCCATTGCGTGAGCGAAAAGAAGATATTGGCCTTCTTGCACGTCATTTTATTGCTGTCTATAGTGCCAGAACGGGAAAAAATGTAACCGAAATATCTGAAAGTGCCTTAAAAAGTCTTTTATCCTATCAATGGCCCGGAAATATCCGTGAACTGGAAAATCTAATAGAAAGAAGTATTCTTTTAGCCAAAACCGATACCATTGAACACATTCCACTTCCTGCTATTGATGAAATCAAACTAAACAATAATTCAAACGAATGGTATTTTAAAACCATCCAGGAAAACGAAAGAGAACACATTATCAACGTTCTCGAAAAATGTAACGGAAGAATCAGAGGCGTCGGCGGAGCTTCTGAAATTCTTGGACTGCCTCCTACTACACTCGCATCCAGAATGCAAAAACTAGGAATTAAGAGAAGCCATTTTTAAGACAGTGAATTAACAGTTATGAGTTAGAGGTTATAGGTTATGAGTTATAGGTTATGTGCTAAAAAGTTACATGAAACTTTGCGTCTTTGCGACTTTGCGAGATTAAAATTGTAAGCCTTTTTTTAGCAACGAGAAATTTGCTCGCAAAGACGCAAAGTTTTTAGAAATCCTATTGTTATTGTTTTAAACTAACAATTCTTAACTTTTAACTCTTAACCTTTAACTTCTAACTTCTAACTTCTAACTTCTAACTTCTAACTTCTAACTTCTAACTCTTAACTTCTAACTCTTAACTTCTAACTCTTAACTTCTAACTCTTAACTTCTAACTCAAAAAAACGTTATTCCGTTGCTTATTTTTCGTTGTACGACGAAATATAGTTTGGCACACTTAATCAAAACCAACATAAATACCTATAAATAAACAGATTAACAAAAACGGTCTGATTTTAGTCTGTAGTTTGGCATAACATCAAAACAATGTATTATGCTAACTGAAAATCCTACGACGATTCTTTTTATTACCGGCGCCTTTGTCAGCAATAAATGCTGGGACGAATGGAAAGTTTTTTTCGAAAACAAAGGCTATAAAACTTTAGCGCCTGCATGGCCTTACAAAGATGCTCCGGTCGAAGTCCTGCGCGAGCGCCATCCTGATCCACAAGTTGCCGGACTGAGATTGACGCAATTAATTGAACACTTTGAAAATATTGCTAAAAATTTACCTCATAAACCTATTATAGTTGGTCACTCCATTGGCGGACTTTTAGCACAAATACTTTTACAGCGTAACCTTGCAACTTCGGCAATCGCGATACATTCTGTTCCGCCACAGGGAATTATAACTTTTAAATTCTCCTTTTTAAAAGCTGGCTGGGGTCCGCTTGGCTTTTTTACTTCGACAAAAAAAACATTTATGATGAGTTTTAGTCAGTGGCAATATGCTTTCACAAACGGAATGCCCGAAGAATGGCAGGAAAAAGCCTATTGCGATGCGGCAATTCCTGAATCAAAATTAATCGTTCGGGACACCATAACTTCCGTCGCAAAAGTAGATTTTCATGCACCTCATAAACCTTTATTACTCATTGCAGGATCTATCGATCACACGATTCCAGAATCATTGAATTATTCTAACTACAAAAAATACTCAGACAAAAATTCTATTACCGATTACAAAGTTTTCCCCGAAAGAAACCATTTTGTATTAAACCAGCCGGGTTGGCAGGAAATTGCACTTTATATACAAAATTGGATCGAAAAACTTCCGATTCAAAATTCATAAAAACCAATTATTCATTAACTAATTAAAATTTTAAAATCATGAAAACGAATTTATTAAACAATGTTTTTTCTAACCTAAAAAACAAAACGGCTCAATTATTTGCCGTTGTAATTTTACTATTGACTTTTATTTCTTGTAATAAAAAAGCAGAAGAAACTCCTGCCACAGAAGCTAAACCTGCCAAAACAACTGAAACTACTCAGCCTGCACCGGCAAATCCTCCAGCAAACTTTAAACACGCCACCGCGACTGTAAACGGAATCAAAATTCACTACGTTATTGGTGGTCAAGGCGATCCGTTGGTTTTAGTTCACGGATTTGGACAAAACTGGTACATGTGGAATCGCTTATTGCCTGAATTATCGAAACATTTTACCGTTATCGCTCCAGATTTAAGAGGCGTTGGCGAATCAGACAAACCGGAAAGCGGTTATGACAAAAAAACAATGGCATCTGATATACATGAACTGGTAAATCAGCTTGGGTATAAAAGCATTAATCTGGCTGGACACGACATCGGATTAATGGTGGCTTATGCTTATGCCGCGCAATATGGCGACAGTGTAAAAAAAGTCGCTTTAATGGATGCCCTTTTACCTGGAATTGAACCTGTTTGGTCAAATGTAAAAGGATCTGCATGGTGGTTTGGATTCTTTGCATGGCCAGCATCCGGAGATATTGTAAAAGGAAAAGAAAAAGAATTCTTAACTAATTTTTGGCCAGTTGTAGGTCACGTTAAAGATCCTTTTACTGCCGAAGAATCTGCAGAATTTATTAGAGCATATGCTACTGAAGGCGGAACAACTGCTGCTTTTAAATGGTTT is a window of Flavobacterium crocinum DNA encoding:
- a CDS encoding sensor histidine kinase, with product MHSNQYRIVLSLLVWFIFGELNALTSFTNENQVETAEKNLPAFGNYLNKDLPYTDQEVKKTEKILSELQENIDKIRTLLKLSDWYEASFNNPETLEKAFNYAEDALRLSRNLHSDIYAGKCYLQFSMLYQLRNNDPMIETSAKKAIALLAKTNQIDDLGESWVMIWSAKMRTHAPIEERLDPIFKAAVLFEKSGNNKRSGDCYREISELYFSISDFNHSSNFLKKAISFYKASHLKESDIYPISSRLNIIYEAEKRNRDIIKLKNKTLIQQSKLKNEVFLRNSMIIFMILLLIILGLLYKSYRFKKKTNKILETQQNEINKKNHALQNLVTEKEWLLREIHHRVKNNLHMVVGLLASQIEFLKNEEAVQAINNSQNRIHAMSLIHQKLYQSENLSIIDMPSYIFELTEYLKDSFEIKNSIRFILDIDSFTLPLSHSIPIGLIFNEAVTNAIKYAFPNNEKGKINISLNKNDNGNYTLVIHDNGIGLPPDFDPYNNPSLGIKLMRGLSADIHGKFLIANANGTKITLEFSLVENNPD
- a CDS encoding sigma 54-interacting response regulator, yielding MAKPLKILIVEDQFVEANHLRLMLKKAGHTVTGMARSVTDAKYYIAQEKPELVLLDIFLSGKETGIDLAEILKNDNIPFIYLSANSNEEVLSKAKLTHPYGFLVKPFRERDLLVTIEIAEYHQQHGIESSIRKELLFQKQLKAIVRKSGTWDERVLNIITSLQALISFDLVMAVFYMDNKLTNRVLGYARTGLHEYQKIGIEELQNITALKESEINELRSKSNVETTATFYNDTDFIKICDKTPIKKMIATSMNMKSNLMLPIPFTLHENGGLYLSFFSRQPHNYNKNVLTTCERLQETLIFAIENLISADKKLSGKNNSTKNQNPKKELKPSCFSSIVGKSPVLLKLFDHIIQVAPADTTVLITGESGTGKESIANSIHQLSGRKDEAFVKINCSALPPSLIESELFGHEKGSFTGATEKRIGKFEQANNGTLFLDEIGDMPLEMQAKLLRAIQEKEIERVGGNLPIKVNVRIIAATNCNLEKEVADGRFRLDLYYRLNVFPIQLPPLRERKEDIGLLARHFIAVYSARTGKNVTEISESALKSLLSYQWPGNIRELENLIERSILLAKTDTIEHIPLPAIDEIKLNNNSNEWYFKTIQENEREHIINVLEKCNGRIRGVGGASEILGLPPTTLASRMQKLGIKRSHF
- a CDS encoding alpha/beta hydrolase, with translation MLTENPTTILFITGAFVSNKCWDEWKVFFENKGYKTLAPAWPYKDAPVEVLRERHPDPQVAGLRLTQLIEHFENIAKNLPHKPIIVGHSIGGLLAQILLQRNLATSAIAIHSVPPQGIITFKFSFLKAGWGPLGFFTSTKKTFMMSFSQWQYAFTNGMPEEWQEKAYCDAAIPESKLIVRDTITSVAKVDFHAPHKPLLLIAGSIDHTIPESLNYSNYKKYSDKNSITDYKVFPERNHFVLNQPGWQEIALYIQNWIEKLPIQNS
- a CDS encoding alpha/beta fold hydrolase — encoded protein: MKTNLLNNVFSNLKNKTAQLFAVVILLLTFISCNKKAEETPATEAKPAKTTETTQPAPANPPANFKHATATVNGIKIHYVIGGQGDPLVLVHGFGQNWYMWNRLLPELSKHFTVIAPDLRGVGESDKPESGYDKKTMASDIHELVNQLGYKSINLAGHDIGLMVAYAYAAQYGDSVKKVALMDALLPGIEPVWSNVKGSAWWFGFFAWPASGDIVKGKEKEFLTNFWPVVGHVKDPFTAEESAEFIRAYATEGGTTAAFKWFGAFDQDGKDNLVFAKKKLKMPLLAMGGEYFAAAFLKDHSKLVAENVTESKIAGAGHWLVQENTAQVQKDLLAFFLGK